AACCTTCAATTGTGCCTTAGTTACAATCCAAACCACAAACTTCTAGTACTATGCCACCTTTCGACACAAATGGGTTAATTCGAACCCATAACAATGAGAGGACTGAGGCCAAAAGAATTGACCAGACCACAATAATAGTCGGAAGCTTCTCCTGTCTCCCCATTACTCCCTTGAGGAAGGGGTAAAGATGGACAATAACCCAGATGGAAAAGAAGAGCTTACCAAACAGTGGGCCCCACGACTCGTAACCATTATTAATCGCATCTGAAACCCCGGCTATCACGCCAATTATGTTTATGATCAACAATGTCAAGGGTGGAATTAACAAAGAAGTCCATTTAAAGAGGTAGAGCTCAGAGAACTCTCCATCATCTCCTCCTTTGGATGTAACCGTGAAGTTTGTGCTGACCCCAGCCAACACCTTAAGCAGGCCCTGGAAGAGGGCAAATAGGTGTGATGAAACACCTCCAATCACCCAGAACTGTTCATTTCTCCACCAGTCATCTATACCAACACCTCCCCACTGCATCTCTAGAATACCTGTTGCAGCTATAGATATGAAGAGGGCCATGAACACGATACTTGCGTAGTTGCTAATCTGCACATAAGACAAAATAATCATCATCAGCTGAAAGCCTCGACTAACAGAAAATCAACTTGAATACCAGCTCACATCTCAGACTTTCCAAAGCGTATGTATAATGTTAAAAAGGGTTCTATGTGAATATATAATTTCAAGAAACGGTGGCAGGATGAGGAGCTCTTGAAACTACACCCCATCAAATTTGCATGATTATCAGGATAAGATAATGCTGGGCTTCTCCATGAACCATGGGACCATAATCGTTGACATTAAGAAATTTTGACAATGTTGGACAAATTTATTTCCACATATTTTTCCTGGCCTTGGGTTACAGATGTGTCAAGCTTTGGCACTGGGTATATGACCACAGCCACACCCCATCTATGGGCTGTTTCCACAATTGCACTCGAGCAATGTTACAAATGGGCCAAGACAGACactcatttcaaaaaaaaaaaacaagaacaaaccATGTAACTGTCCTGTGAGAAAATAATATTCTAGAATGACGAGTAACTAGGATTACCTCAGGGACAATGAACTTCCCAGTAAGGAGGCAGAAAGCCGGCAAGGTACAGTATGCAATCAATGGAATGGATGTCAAGGGATAAACAACCGAATTAATGTATGAAAATCGCTCCAGCCACTTTAAACCGCATCCATACCCATACCATATGGGACAGTGCCGGCTAAAGAAAATCTCAACCGACCCCAATGCCCATCGCAGCACCTGGTGCAGACGATCAGAAAGATTTATAGGAGCAGACCCCTTAAATGCAGGTCTTTTGGGTATGCAGTACACAGATCGCCAGCCATGACAGTGCATCTTGAAACCTGTGAGGATATCCTCTGTGACAGAGCCATATATCCACCCAACCTGGTTCAGAAGTGTACTTTAGAAAACAAGGCAACAAGGTAAACTAACACCAGAGAAAGCTCCGAAAGCTCTGAACTGCAAAATTTAAGGTATGCACACCTCTTTACCCCATTCTGTTTTATCTTCATATCCACAACTAATGACATGTATGGCCTCTTTCAGAAGTAATGCAGAAGTTGCGTCTTTGGGAACTCCGCCTTCTTCTAGAAGTGTCGAAGCTATGAAAACTGGAGACTGTCCaaatttcttttcaaattttacttGCGGCATAAgagatgatttttcattatctATTCCTGCCATGAAGATTTCAAAAACTACTCAaaatggattggatttcaaaggTAACACAAGCAATAAATTCAGGTGAGCTAAAGATAATAAATGTTTGAAATTATAGTAGTATGCGCACACAAGGAAAAGTTCTAAGGTTGTGTCGGGGAACATTGATTTCAGGCATTAGAtctggatttgtgtggatttgatgAAACCCAATACAATTTTTTGCACTGTGCTTTGTCCCAGTTCATGTAAAACCAAATCTAAGGCCGAACTTCAAGCTCCTAAACACAGGGTAAGTGGATGGAGCTTTTCCCACCACCATGAAAATCTCTGTAAAAATTTGCAAATATTACATAATCAGAGCTGAAAAGTCATCCCTTACCTTCAATTCCCTCCTCAATATCTTCAAGTGCATGAATTTGTTTTGAGGCCTCTTTGTTtttcatctttttcttcttttcatttgtCTTAGTTTTCCTGCTCTTCTTCCTGGATCCACAGCAACAGCAGCACCATTTTGGCCAACAGTTGCATGTTTTTCTCGGAGGTTTCTTTTTCATAGGTGCATCATAGCCATAAAGAGCCTGCCTCCGGAAGACACAACCTGTTCCAACATAAATTGGTCCTTGGATCCCATCAAGTCCTTTCATATTGACCTGTTCACAATAGGGAGAAAAAGATGAGTGTTTCCAAATGATTACAGTCATTATCTATAGATAACTTATTAAGAAGGTCATCTGCTTACATCAAAGAACACAACATTGCGATTAGAATATCTATCATGACGATCAATCCCGTCAAACCTTTGAGGAAACTGCACATAGCAGATTTTCTTCCCTGATGTGGGGTCCATCATGAAGCACATAGCCTCGCGTAGTGCCTTACTGTTGTTTATATAGTGATCACAATCGACATTCAGAAGGTAAGGAGCATTTGAGATGATCGCTGAGACTCGCACCTTCAAGTATCAACAAAACAGTCACAAATGATTGGAGGGGAAAAAACTCGCTGATAGAGGGGTTGGTTGGAGGGAAAGAGAAATACCAGAGCATTCATGGCACCAGCTTTTTTGTGGTGTTCAAATCCTGGTCTCTTCTCACGAGAAACATAGACCAAACGAGGTAACTCATTTCCTTCTACATCACGGACACCATTATGACCAAGGAACACCTGTTTGAAGATAGACAATAATGAAAGGAAACAAACTTGCTGTTATTAAAACACATATAAGTTCAGGGAACGTCATTAGACctaaaaacatacataatcactCCCTGAAAGCCAAGGCATGTACTTttgtaacatatatatatatatacacatgtaggtatgtatatatatgtatgcatgtaggtatgtatatatatatgtatgtatgtatgtatgcatgcatgtatatacTTGATACATTAAACCTGCTACTCCTTAAGGGGACCAACTACAaatttgagaaagaaaataattataataataataaaaaattgtaaaACAGAGAGTACAAGACATAAGCAAGCTTggtgcatatatatatgtatgtatgtatgtatgtatatatatgtatgtatgtatgtatgcatgcatgcatgtatgtatatacatatacttgaTACATTAAACCTGCTACTCCTTAAGGGGACCAACTAcaaaattgagaaagaaaataattataataataataaaaaattgtaaaACAGACAGTACAAGAAATAAGCAAGCTtggtgcatatatatatatatatatgtaggtatgtatatatatgtatgtatgtatgtatgtatatatatgtatgtatgtatgtatgcatgcatgcatgtatgtatatacatatacttgaTACATTAAACCTGCTACTCCTTAAGGGGACCAACTAcaaaattgagaaagaaaataattataataataataaaaaattgtaaaACAGACAGTACAAGAAATAAGCAAGCTtggtgcatatatatatatatatatatgtaggtatgtatatatatgtatgtatgtatgtatgtatatatatgtatgtatgtatgtatgtatgcatgcatgcatgtatgtatatacatatacttgaTACATTAAACCTGCTACTCCTTAAGGGGACCAACTAcaaaattgagaaagaaaataattataataataataataaaaaattgtaaaACAGACAGTACAAGAAATAAGCAAGCTTGGTGCTGTTTTAACATGCCTAAGTTCAATGAATGTCATTTAACCTAAAAAACTTGCAAACCTACAAACCTACAGAAGCACTCACTGAAAGAAGGAAAGAATGGAACAAAGGAAAAGAGTCCATTACCTGAATCATTCCTGGGTGGTCTCTGACATTGTTCCCTGGCCATGGAGTCCCATCCTGCATTGTCCAACCCTCCTCAGGAACTTTCTGTGCTGTGGAAACCAACCCATTTATCCGAACTTTAAATTCTTCGTATTCCCTCTGTAACCAAAGAAGTATATAATCAGACCATTTTTCAGAAGCTATCACAAAATCTTCACCACTAGAATCACCATGatgtatttcaaaataataatatattaataacaaTAAAGAAAACATATCAAATATTGTCATTCAACATAATTCCAAGTTCAGGACATTTTTAGGTGCACTA
The sequence above is a segment of the Malania oleifera isolate guangnan ecotype guangnan chromosome 8, ASM2987363v1, whole genome shotgun sequence genome. Coding sequences within it:
- the LOC131161265 gene encoding cellulose synthase A catalytic subunit 2 [UDP-forming]-like; this translates as MDTKGRLIAGSHNRNEFVLINADEIGRLNSVKELSGQICQICGDEIEISVGGEPFVACNECAFPVCRTCYEYERREGNQACPQCKTRYKRIKGSPRVEGDEDEDDTDDLENEFDYAGIDKSDPRHIAEAVLSTRLNIGRGSHVNAPGISVPSELDSSSINPDIPLLTYGQEDVGISSDKHALIIPPFLGRGKRVHPMPFPDSTMSLQPRPMDPKKDLAVYGYGSVTWKDRVEEWKKRQNDKLQVVKHQGGDGGGYDGDELDDPDLPKMDEGRQPLSRKLPIPSSKINPYRLIIILRLVILGFFFHYRILHPVHDAYALWLTSVICEIWFAVSWILDQFPKWYPIERETYLDRLSLRYEKEGKPSELAHVDIFVSTVDPMKEPPLITANTVLSILAVDYPVEKVACYVSDDGAAMLTFEALSETSEFARKWVPFCKKYNIEPRAPEWYFAQKVDYLKDKVHPEFVRERRAMKREYEEFKVRINGLVSTAQKVPEEGWTMQDGTPWPGNNVRDHPGMIQVFLGHNGVRDVEGNELPRLVYVSREKRPGFEHHKKAGAMNALVRVSAIISNAPYLLNVDCDHYINNSKALREAMCFMMDPTSGKKICYVQFPQRFDGIDRHDRYSNRNVVFFDVNMKGLDGIQGPIYVGTGCVFRRQALYGYDAPMKKKPPRKTCNCWPKWCCCCCGSRKKSRKTKTNEKKKKMKNKEASKQIHALEDIEEGIEGIDNEKSSLMPQVKFEKKFGQSPVFIASTLLEEGGVPKDATSALLLKEAIHVISCGYEDKTEWGKEVGWIYGSVTEDILTGFKMHCHGWRSVYCIPKRPAFKGSAPINLSDRLHQVLRWALGSVEIFFSRHCPIWYGYGCGLKWLERFSYINSVVYPLTSIPLIAYCTLPAFCLLTGKFIVPEISNYASIVFMALFISIAATGILEMQWGGVGIDDWWRNEQFWVIGGVSSHLFALFQGLLKVLAGVSTNFTVTSKGGDDGEFSELYLFKWTSLLIPPLTLLIINIIGVIAGVSDAINNGYESWGPLFGKLFFSIWVIVHLYPFLKGVMGRQEKLPTIIVVWSILLASVLSLLWVRINPFVSKGGIVLEVCGLDCN